In Selenomonas dianae, a genomic segment contains:
- the ylqF gene encoding ribosome biogenesis GTPase YlqF, with protein MMDSDNIIDIPSLQWYPGHMRKAERLVRENLKLVDVVIELLDARIPLSSANPVLREIVGDKPRVIVLNKADLADEAAMRVWVKCFAAQGITAVPVDAVKGRGVKELVQAIVQCAKPKTDKLVQHGAKARAARCMILGIPNVGKSSLINRLSGGSKTKVENRPGVTRAKQWIRIGTQLELLDMPGILWPKFEDRQTALHLAYTGAINDNVYDVASVVLLLLDTLRTKYPSDLKERYRLEGELSNGAELLAAIGRKRGCLRAGGRIDEEKAQQIVLTDFRSGRLGRVMLDSPPSISLIEDAR; from the coding sequence ATGATGGATAGTGACAACATAATCGACATCCCAAGCCTCCAGTGGTATCCGGGGCACATGCGCAAGGCGGAGCGGCTGGTTCGGGAGAATCTGAAGCTAGTAGATGTAGTCATTGAGCTGCTTGATGCGCGGATTCCGCTGAGTTCGGCGAATCCTGTGCTGCGGGAGATTGTCGGTGATAAACCGCGCGTTATTGTGCTGAACAAGGCTGATCTTGCGGATGAGGCAGCGATGCGCGTGTGGGTGAAGTGTTTTGCCGCGCAAGGCATTACGGCAGTTCCCGTGGATGCAGTGAAGGGGCGCGGTGTCAAGGAACTCGTACAGGCGATTGTGCAATGTGCGAAGCCGAAAACGGACAAGCTCGTTCAGCATGGAGCAAAAGCGCGGGCAGCACGCTGCATGATTCTCGGCATTCCGAATGTGGGAAAGTCCTCGCTTATCAATCGACTGTCGGGTGGAAGTAAGACGAAGGTGGAGAATCGCCCCGGTGTGACGCGTGCGAAACAGTGGATTCGCATCGGCACGCAGTTGGAACTGCTCGATATGCCGGGGATTCTCTGGCCGAAGTTCGAGGATCGGCAGACGGCTCTTCATCTGGCGTATACGGGGGCAATCAATGACAATGTATACGATGTGGCAAGTGTTGTGCTTCTCCTTCTCGACACACTTCGCACGAAGTATCCCTCTGACCTCAAGGAGCGCTATCGACTGGAGGGTGAACTGTCAAATGGTGCAGAGCTGCTTGCGGCAATCGGACGCAAGCGCGGCTGTCTCCGTGCGGGCGGCAGGATTGACGAGGAAAAGGCGCAGCAGATCGTACTGACGGATTTCCGCAGCGGACGGCTTGGGCGTGTAATGCTTGACTCTCCGCCATCTATTTCCTTGATAGAGGATGCGCGGTAA
- a CDS encoding IMP dehydrogenase yields MAHYYTEPSHTFGEYLLIPGYSSAECFPANVSLRTPLVKYRRDEEPALTMNIPMTSAIMQAVSNDTMAIALAKQGGVSFIYGSQSIEEEAAMVSRVKNYKSGFVSSDSNISPDTTLGGVLDLLAKTGHSTMAVTEDGSPNGKLVGIVTSRDYRVSRMSLDTKVATFMTPFEKLVWADADSTTLTQANDLIWERKLNMLPLIDKNQRLRYMVFRKDYTDNKENELELTDDNKSYIVGAGINTRDYAERVPALLAAGVDVLCIDSSEGFSEWQRMTIQHIREKYGDTVKVGAGNIVDGEGFRFLANAGADFIKVGIGGGSICITRETKGIGRGQATALIDVCAERDKYFKETGIYIPICSDGGIVYDYHMTLALAMGADFLMLGRYFSRFDESPTDRVMVNGTYYKEYWGEGSNRARNWQRYDLGGSKKLSFEEGVDSYVPYAGPLKENVETTLSKIRSTMCNCGALSLPEFRDKAKLTLVSSTSIVEGGAHDVILRDKLGRD; encoded by the coding sequence TTGGCGCATTATTATACCGAGCCATCGCACACATTCGGAGAGTATCTGCTCATTCCCGGCTACTCCTCGGCGGAGTGTTTCCCTGCGAACGTCTCGCTGCGTACCCCACTGGTCAAATATCGTCGTGATGAAGAGCCGGCACTCACCATGAACATTCCGATGACCTCTGCGATCATGCAGGCAGTTTCGAACGATACGATGGCGATTGCCCTTGCCAAACAGGGCGGCGTTTCCTTCATCTATGGCTCGCAGTCCATCGAGGAAGAGGCGGCTATGGTTTCTCGTGTGAAGAACTACAAGTCCGGATTTGTCAGCAGCGACTCCAATATCAGCCCTGACACGACGCTTGGTGGTGTGCTCGACCTCCTCGCAAAGACGGGACACTCTACCATGGCGGTCACAGAGGATGGATCGCCGAACGGCAAACTCGTCGGCATCGTCACGAGCCGTGACTACCGTGTCTCGCGGATGTCGCTCGATACGAAGGTCGCAACCTTTATGACACCGTTTGAAAAACTCGTCTGGGCAGATGCGGACTCTACAACCCTCACGCAGGCGAACGATCTCATCTGGGAGCGAAAGCTGAATATGCTCCCGCTCATCGACAAGAACCAGCGCCTCCGCTACATGGTGTTCCGCAAGGACTACACCGACAACAAGGAGAACGAGCTTGAGCTGACCGACGACAACAAGAGTTACATCGTCGGCGCGGGCATCAACACGCGAGACTATGCCGAACGAGTTCCCGCACTCCTTGCAGCAGGCGTAGATGTCCTCTGCATCGACTCCTCCGAGGGATTTTCCGAGTGGCAGCGGATGACCATTCAGCACATCCGCGAGAAGTACGGCGACACGGTCAAAGTCGGCGCGGGCAACATCGTCGATGGCGAGGGCTTCCGTTTTCTCGCGAATGCGGGCGCAGACTTCATCAAGGTTGGCATCGGCGGCGGATCGATCTGCATCACGCGCGAGACGAAGGGCATTGGACGCGGACAGGCGACCGCGCTCATCGACGTATGTGCTGAGCGCGACAAGTATTTCAAGGAAACGGGCATCTACATCCCCATCTGCTCCGACGGCGGTATCGTCTACGACTACCACATGACGCTCGCGCTCGCGATGGGCGCAGACTTTCTCATGCTCGGACGCTACTTCTCGCGCTTTGACGAGAGTCCGACGGATCGCGTCATGGTGAACGGTACGTACTACAAGGAGTACTGGGGCGAGGGTTCGAACCGCGCACGCAACTGGCAGCGTTACGACCTTGGCGGCAGCAAGAAGCTGTCCTTCGAGGAGGGCGTGGACTCCTACGTACCGTATGCGGGTCCGCTCAAGGAGAACGTCGAGACAACCCTCTCCAAGATCCGTTCCACCATGTGCAACTGCGGCGCACTCAGCCTCCCCGAGTTCCGCGACAAGGCGAAGCTCACCCTCGTTTCCTCGACCAGCATCGTCGAGGGCGGCGCACATGATGTCATCCTGCGTGACAAACTCGGACGGGACTAA
- a CDS encoding EscU/YscU/HrcU family type III secretion system export apparatus switch protein translates to MAQQWDKDTSLVGDGETQQEARAVAIKYDVKNDKAPRVTAKGRSYVADRILAEARKNGIPVYQNKSLVNMLMALEIDREIPPELYRTIAEVLAHVYRIDRHAGERRPS, encoded by the coding sequence ATGGCGCAGCAATGGGATAAGGATACTTCACTCGTCGGAGATGGGGAGACGCAACAGGAAGCGCGTGCCGTCGCGATCAAATACGATGTCAAGAACGATAAAGCGCCGCGTGTTACGGCAAAGGGACGTTCCTATGTGGCCGACCGTATTTTGGCGGAGGCACGAAAGAACGGTATTCCTGTCTATCAGAACAAGTCCCTCGTCAATATGCTGATGGCGCTTGAGATTGATCGTGAAATCCCCCCCGAGCTCTATCGCACGATCGCAGAGGTACTCGCGCATGTCTATCGGATTGATCGCCATGCGGGGGAGCGTAGACCGTCATGA
- a CDS encoding ribonuclease HII — MANLTIKEIENLFLQGDVSEEWIEFCRSDTRKSVQTILRRYERAQQEQKRLHTMYAYERAAVAAGRTLVAGVDEAGRGPLAGPVAVAAVILPQEAHLPRINDSKKLSVAVREELFAQIVDIAVSYHVALIDAEMIDRMNILQATRMGMYEAIAVLSPAPEEVFIDAVELPKLSMPSQSIIKGDAKSASIAAASILAKVTRDHLMEQYDTEYPHYGFAKHKGYGTREHIEAIRAYGVCPLHRKSFEPIRSMLNNM; from the coding sequence ATGGCAAATTTGACGATAAAAGAAATAGAGAACTTGTTTCTTCAAGGTGATGTGTCGGAGGAATGGATCGAATTCTGTCGAAGCGACACAAGAAAGTCCGTGCAGACTATCCTGCGTCGTTACGAGCGAGCACAGCAGGAGCAGAAACGTCTGCATACCATGTACGCATATGAGCGTGCCGCCGTTGCGGCGGGGCGTACGCTTGTTGCGGGAGTGGATGAGGCGGGGCGCGGCCCCCTTGCGGGGCCTGTGGCCGTTGCCGCTGTCATCTTGCCGCAGGAGGCGCATCTTCCGCGTATCAATGATTCGAAGAAGCTGTCCGTTGCCGTGCGCGAAGAACTCTTTGCACAGATTGTTGATATTGCCGTTTCCTATCATGTTGCGCTCATTGATGCGGAAATGATTGATCGCATGAACATTCTACAGGCAACGCGAATGGGGATGTACGAGGCAATCGCCGTCCTTTCTCCTGCACCGGAGGAGGTTTTCATCGATGCGGTGGAGCTGCCGAAACTTTCCATGCCGTCGCAGTCCATCATCAAGGGAGATGCAAAGTCAGCGTCGATTGCTGCGGCGTCGATTTTGGCAAAGGTGACGCGCGATCATTTGATGGAACAATACGATACAGAATACCCGCACTATGGCTTTGCAAAGCATAAGGGGTATGGGACGCGTGAACATATCGAGGCGATCCGAGCATACGGTGTATGTCCTCTCCACCGAAAATCCTTTGAGCCGATCCGCTCCATGCTGAACAATATGTAA